The window AGGACCTCGCCGGGCATCAGGTCGAAGTCGGCGCCGTCGATGGCGGTGACGTGGCCGTAGCGCTTGACCAGACCGCGGGCCTGAAGGACAGGGGTGGGGGAGGTCGTGGCGCTCATCGGGCCTTCTTCCGGGAGATCTGGTCGACGGTCACCGCGAGGATCACCAGGACGCCGGTGATCAGGGTCTGGTAGATGGAGGCGACGCCCATCAGCTGCAGGCCGTTGCGGAAGACACCGACGATGAGGACGCCGATGAAGGTGCCAAGCACCGAACCGCGTCCGCCGAAGAGGCTGGTGCCGCCGAGGACCACGGCGGTGATGCTGTCGAGGTTGTCGGTCTGGCCGGCCTGCGGGTCGCCGACTCCGGTGCGGGAGATGAGCAGCAGGGCGGCGAGGCCGTAGAGGAGACCCGCCACGGTGTAGACGCCGATGGTCAGGCGGGAGGTGCGGATGCCGTTCAGCCGCGCCGCTTCCTGGCTGTTGCCCAGCGCGTAGACGTGCCGGCCCCAACCGGTGCTGCTCAGCGCGTAGGCGAGGAGGAGGAACAGGCCGATGGTGACCAGGGAGCCGTAGGTGATGTCGGTGTGGCCGAGCGGGAACGTCTCCCCGAGCGCCGTCAGCGGGCCCGGCAGGTTGGTGACCGTCTGCTCCTCGGAGTAGATGTGGGTCAGCGCGAACGCCACGTTGAGCATGCCGAGGGTGACGATGAACGGCGGCAGCGGGATCTTCTGCACCAACAGCCCGTTGAGCAGACCGAATCCGCCGCAGACGGCGATGCCCACGGCGATGGCGACGAGCGGGGGCATGGAGCCCTCGGCGGCCATCTTGGCGATCATGATGCTGCCGAAGGCCATGACGGCACCGCACGACAGGTCGATGCCCGCCGTGAGGATGATCAGGGTCTGGCCGATGGCGAGGGTGCCGACGACCATGACCTGCTGCACGATCAGCGAGAAGTTGCCGCCCGTGAGGAACTGGTCGGTCGAGAAGGAGAAGAAGGCGCAGGCCAGGAGGAGGGCGGCCAGCGGGCCGGTGGTGGGTGCCGTGAGCAGTCTGCGGGCCGTGGTCGGCGCTTTGAGCTCGGCATACGGCGAGGACGTGCTCGGAGGCGTGGACGTGGCGGTCATGCGGAGTCCTTGTCGGAAGACAGAGTCCTTGTCCGTCCCCGTCCGTCCTCGTGGGAGGAACCGGAGGAATCGAAGAAGTCGGAGGACAAGGGCACGAGGCGGCCGTCCCCACGGTCGGGGAGGAGGGGGCGGCCGCCCCGCTT of the Streptomyces sp. T12 genome contains:
- a CDS encoding ABC transporter permease — protein: MTATSTPPSTSSPYAELKAPTTARRLLTAPTTGPLAALLLACAFFSFSTDQFLTGGNFSLIVQQVMVVGTLAIGQTLIILTAGIDLSCGAVMAFGSIMIAKMAAEGSMPPLVAIAVGIAVCGGFGLLNGLLVQKIPLPPFIVTLGMLNVAFALTHIYSEEQTVTNLPGPLTALGETFPLGHTDITYGSLVTIGLFLLLAYALSSTGWGRHVYALGNSQEAARLNGIRTSRLTIGVYTVAGLLYGLAALLLISRTGVGDPQAGQTDNLDSITAVVLGGTSLFGGRGSVLGTFIGVLIVGVFRNGLQLMGVASIYQTLITGVLVILAVTVDQISRKKAR